The region AAGTTGCACACCGACCGGATGCCGACCTCGCCGCGCTCGCCCTGCGCCACCGCGCGGCCCGCGCCGTCGAGGATCGCGAGATCGACCAACGGCGCGGAGGCGCGCCCGGTCGAATTCGGCTTGGCGAGGTAATTGTCGCGCCAATTGCCGCAGCCGATGCCGTTGGTCTCGGTCAGGCCATAGCCGAGGAGCGGCGCGCCCCCGCCCTTCGGTCCGGCCATCTCCTCCTTGATGCGCCGCACGTGATCGACCGGGCGCGGCGCACCGCCGGCGGCGAAATCGGTGACGGTGGAGAGGTCGTAGTGCGGGCGATTGGGGTGAGTCAGGATCTCGAAGCTCATCAGCGGCACGCCGACGAAATAGGTCACGCCCTCCGCCTGGATCAGCCGCATCGCCTCCTCCGCATCCCATTTCGGCATCAGCACGAGCTTGCGGCCCATCGCGAAGCTTTGCAGGAACACCGGCACTTCGGCGGTGACGTGGAACAGGGGCACGTTGAGCAACGTGGCGGGCTGGGTCGTCGGCGGACTGCCGTCCTCGGTCGCGATGCCGAGCATCACCAGCGCTTGTGCCAGATAGTTGAACACCGCCTGCAGCACGGCGCGATGATCGCTGAGCGCACCCTTGGACTGGCCGGTGGACCCGGAGGTGAACAGGATCGTCGCATCATGATCCCCGCCGAGCGCGGGCAGCGCCACGTCCGGCGCGCCGTCCGTCACCGCCGCCAGCGCTTCGCCGAGCGGCAGCGTATCGTCGATCGCGACCACCGGCACGGCGAACGCAGCGATGCCGGCGAGCCGCTTCACGCGCGGGCCGTCGGCGAAGATCAGGCCGCATTCGACCTCGGCGATCGCGTCGGCCAGTTCTTCCGATTGCCACCAGCCGTTGAGCAGGCAGGCGACGCCCCCGGCCATCGTGATGCCCATGTACAGCGTGATCCACGACGGCGAATTGCGCATCGCGATGCCGACCCGGTCGCCGACGGCGATGCGCCCGGCCAGCGCGCGCGCGACCTTGTGCGCCTCGTCATACACCTGCCCGAAGGTCAGCCGCTCCTCGCCCGCGACGAGGAACGTGGCCTGCCGATGCTCGGCGGAATAATGCGCGAAATAATAGGACAGGGCCGGCGGCGCGGCGGCGATCATCGGCAGCGTCACGCCGTTCAGCTCGATCTCGCCCAGCGGCAGTTGCGCAGCCGTCAGCGCGGCCAGTCCGTCGTCCATCCGCTGGTCGAGTGTCGTCCGCATCATTCTCTCCGCTTGGTCTTGGGCCCGGCGGTCCTTATGAGGGCATCAAAGCTTGGGGAAAAGCCTTGATCCTGTCTGCCGCCGCCGCCGTTCAGCCGCATTTGCATTTCGCCGATCTCGGGCTCGATCCCGTGGCGGTGAATCTCGGCTTCTTCCAGATCAAATGGTATTCGCTGGCCTATATCGCCGGCATCCTGAGCGGCTGGTGGTATCTGCTGAAACTGCTCGCCCAGCCCGGCGCGCCGATGGCCCGCCGCCATGCCGACGATCTCGTCTTCTACGCGACGCTCGGCATCATCCTCGGCGGACGGCTCGGGTACGTGATCTTCTACGCGCCGGACATGCTGCTCAGCCCGTGGCAGGTTTTCAAGCTGTGGGACG is a window of Sphingomonas sp. Leaf357 DNA encoding:
- a CDS encoding class I adenylate-forming enzyme family protein, giving the protein MRTTLDQRMDDGLAALTAAQLPLGEIELNGVTLPMIAAAPPALSYYFAHYSAEHRQATFLVAGEERLTFGQVYDEAHKVARALAGRIAVGDRVGIAMRNSPSWITLYMGITMAGGVACLLNGWWQSEELADAIAEVECGLIFADGPRVKRLAGIAAFAVPVVAIDDTLPLGEALAAVTDGAPDVALPALGGDHDATILFTSGSTGQSKGALSDHRAVLQAVFNYLAQALVMLGIATEDGSPPTTQPATLLNVPLFHVTAEVPVFLQSFAMGRKLVLMPKWDAEEAMRLIQAEGVTYFVGVPLMSFEILTHPNRPHYDLSTVTDFAAGGAPRPVDHVRRIKEEMAGPKGGGAPLLGYGLTETNGIGCGNWRDNYLAKPNSTGRASAPLVDLAILDGAGRAVAQGERGEVGIRSVCNFKEYWGRPEATAAAFTADRYFLTGDIGYLDAEGYLFIVDRKKDIIIRGGENISCQEVEAAIYENPRVAEAAVFGLADERYGEVPAAVVVYRPGEEMTADELCAYLSAHIAAFKVPQRIWTSLEPLPRLGTEKIDKVSLKATYRALAAVG